A window from Salvia miltiorrhiza cultivar Shanhuang (shh) chromosome 2, IMPLAD_Smil_shh, whole genome shotgun sequence encodes these proteins:
- the LOC131011773 gene encoding uncharacterized protein LOC131011773 isoform X1, producing the protein MLIKITRVCDSSLSGFNHESRTQKSKNFLQNSDHRNMVVAFNSKDKQGFQPLRSHTRLQNYGKNTRKIIVHSVEPGASPPGPPSNILSWAVGVAVAIVIPFITYKWGPLIKSKVMGALQMAEDVAEAVEKAAEKVEKMAEEIVDDIPKDTKLREVVDFVEKIAERAADEAGAIDDFIDKLQEEEEEKAESPVNSLSDEVKKPPEDSKEEKPNAGN; encoded by the exons ATGTTGATCAAGATCACACGAGTTTGCGATTCTTCTCTGAGTGGCTTCAATCATGAAAGCCGCACTCAGAAATCCAAAAATTTCTTACAAAATTCTGATCACAGAAACATGGTTGTTGCCTTCAACTCCAAAGATAAACAAGGTTTCCAACCTCTAAGGAGCCATACAAGATTGCAAAACTATGGCAAAAATACAAG AAAAATTATTGTGCATAGCGTGGAACCAGGAGCTTCGCCGCCGGGGCCTCCTTCGAATATTTT AAGCTGGGCTGTGGGTGTGGCTGTAGCAATAGTGATACCTTTCATCACTTACAAATGGGGTCCATTAATCAAGA GCAAGGTTATGGGCGCTCTGCAGATGGCGGAAGACgtggcggaggcggtggagaaAGCGGCGGAGAAGGTGGAGAAGATGGCGGAGGAGATCGTCGACGATATTCCGAAGGATACGAAATTGAGGGAGGTTGTGGATTTTGTTGAAAAAATTGCTGAAAGAGCAGCTGATGAAGCTGGGGCAATTGATGATTTCATTGATAAG cttcaagaagaagaagaagaaaaggcagAATCCCCTGTTAATTCTCTCAGTGATGAAGTTAAGAAGCCTCCAGAGGATTCAAAAGAGGAAAAACCAAATGctggaaattaa
- the LOC131011773 gene encoding uncharacterized protein LOC131011773 isoform X2 — MLIKITRVCDSSLSGFNHESRTQKSKNFLQNSDHRNMVVAFNSKDKQGFQPLRSHTRLQNYGKNTRKIIVHSVEPGASPPGPPSNIFWAVGVAVAIVIPFITYKWGPLIKSKVMGALQMAEDVAEAVEKAAEKVEKMAEEIVDDIPKDTKLREVVDFVEKIAERAADEAGAIDDFIDKLQEEEEEKAESPVNSLSDEVKKPPEDSKEEKPNAGN; from the exons ATGTTGATCAAGATCACACGAGTTTGCGATTCTTCTCTGAGTGGCTTCAATCATGAAAGCCGCACTCAGAAATCCAAAAATTTCTTACAAAATTCTGATCACAGAAACATGGTTGTTGCCTTCAACTCCAAAGATAAACAAGGTTTCCAACCTCTAAGGAGCCATACAAGATTGCAAAACTATGGCAAAAATACAAG AAAAATTATTGTGCATAGCGTGGAACCAGGAGCTTCGCCGCCGGGGCCTCCTTCGAATATTTT CTGGGCTGTGGGTGTGGCTGTAGCAATAGTGATACCTTTCATCACTTACAAATGGGGTCCATTAATCAAGA GCAAGGTTATGGGCGCTCTGCAGATGGCGGAAGACgtggcggaggcggtggagaaAGCGGCGGAGAAGGTGGAGAAGATGGCGGAGGAGATCGTCGACGATATTCCGAAGGATACGAAATTGAGGGAGGTTGTGGATTTTGTTGAAAAAATTGCTGAAAGAGCAGCTGATGAAGCTGGGGCAATTGATGATTTCATTGATAAG cttcaagaagaagaagaagaaaaggcagAATCCCCTGTTAATTCTCTCAGTGATGAAGTTAAGAAGCCTCCAGAGGATTCAAAAGAGGAAAAACCAAATGctggaaattaa